In one Papilio machaon chromosome 15, ilPapMach1.1, whole genome shotgun sequence genomic region, the following are encoded:
- the LOC106712124 gene encoding basic juvenile hormone-suppressible protein 2 has protein sequence MTYVEKGFTSKGLTFTIYDDNLRNAAVALFRLLQSVEIGELQRISAWARKNVNKDLLTYALKLTAIYSNKNKLINAFEYEPPYIMKPNYFINGETIRKAMQIIIDDGKFNDQEGEVNQFYKTGDVIAINTNYSGWNLASNGCHEELNYFREDIGINSYYSGIQLLHPFWMSNSELEEINPKHAEYYYFVHKQLMARYNLEKEYLKFEKNKSTEKCFTDYNPYLNYDNGLPFPIRSSTLKDWNEEQARIKSIDIAIRECISRRVIFMDNGTKISLTEDNYIDLLAKILRANLDGVKSAKFIRSFFGYGGNTYPLDSYNPAPSVLHHPETSFRDPVYWYLLQNLLNYFNEFERTLEPYDISKYEYDDVKIIDARIPKITTYFSYYQLMLNKGIKKIDPMKLLYTITARLKRLNHVHFDINFTVESKTESSVVVRLFLGPQCFDENCWVLFSNFFELDCFSYQLQNGINNIIWSTHERFSKFSYESYYNMEEQSNEINRYNLFKFPASLVIPKGLEVGLNLSLFVIITPKEEVFNIDMPNDLYINYRKLLPEEFDRKPLGFPFHREGANFKPFANNYRFFNITVFHKKSATNVNGYFSNHLN, from the exons ATGACATATGTTGAAAAAGGTTTTACATCTAAAGGCTTAACATTTACCATTTATGACGACAATTTAAGAAATGCAGCAGTAGCATTATTTCGGTTGCTGCAAAGTGTTGAAATCGGAGAATTGCAGCGAATATCAGCATGGGCAAGGAAAAACGTAAACAAGGATTTACTCACATATGCTCTGAAATTAACTGCTATTTActcgaataaaaataaattaataaacgcATTTGAATATGAACCGCCTTATATTATGAAACCGAATTACTTTATAAACGGTGAAACAATTAGAAAGGCGatgcaaataataatagacgatggaaaatttaatgatcaagaaggggaaGTAaaccaattttataaaactggtGACGTCATAGCAATAAACACTAATTACTCTGGCTGGAATCTAGCAAGCAATGGATGTCATGaagaacttaattattttagagaAGATATTGGTATAAACAGTTATTATTCCGGAATTCAACTTTTACATCCATTTTGGATGTCAAATAGTGAGCTGGAAGAAATAAATCCAAAGCATGCCGAATATTactattttgtacataaacaATTAATGGCCAGATACAATTTGGAAAaggaatatttgaaatttgaaaaaaataaatcaacggAGAAATGTTTTACCGACTACAACCCGTATCTTAATTATGATAACGGACTTCCATTTCCGATTAGATCTTCAACGCTTAAAGATTGGAATGAAGAGCAAGCAAGGATTAAATCAATTGATATAGCGATTAGGGAATGTATTTCAAGAAGAGTCATTTTTATG gacaatggcacaaaaatatctttgacTGAAGACAACTATATTGATCTTTTAGCTAAAATATTGCGCGCAAATTTAGACGGAGTAAAGTCGGCTAAATTTATCAGATCATTTTTCGGTTACGGTGGTAATACTTATCCTTTGGACag CTACAATCCAGCACCATCCGTATTACATCACCCTGAAACATCTTTTAGAGATCCTGTTTATTGGTACTTGCTACAAAACcttttgaattatttcaatgaatttgAAAGAACATTGGAACCTTAcgatatatcaaaatatgaaTACGATGATGTGAAAATAATTGACGCAAGAATTCCTAAAATAACaacttatttttcttactaccaattaatgttaaataaaggaattaaaaaaattgatccaATGAAATTACTATACACAATCACGGCGAGACTTAAACGATTGAACCACGTCcactttgatattaattttacagtagAATCAAAAACTGAATCATCAGTTGTTGTGCGACTATTTTTAGGACCACAGTGCTTCGATGAAAACTGCTGGGTTTTGTTCTCCAATTTCTTTGAACTTGACTGTTTCTCTTACCAGCTCCAAAAtggaataaacaatattatttggtCCACCCATGAaagattttctaaattttcttATGAGAGCTATTATAACATGGAAGAGCAATCGAATGagataaatagatataatCTGTTTAAATTTCCTGCAAGTTTAGTTATTCCTAAAGGTTTGGAAGTTGGATTGAATCTATcactttttgtaataataacacCTAAGGAGGAGGTTTTTAATATCGACATGCCTAATGATCTATACATAAATTATCGCAAACTATTGCCTGAAGAATTCGATAGGAAACCATTAGGATTCCCCTTTCACAGAGAAGGAGCCAATTTTAAGCCTTTTGCAAATaactatagattttttaatatcaccgTGTTTCACAAAAAAAGCGCTACAAATGTTAACGGATATTTTtctaatcatttaaattaa